GGAAAGCAATGGAAGACTGCCCGAACCTTGTCGGCGTGCTTACGGTAAATTTCAAGGGCATCGTCCAGCGAGTTTTGTCCACTGCGGTCTCTGGTATGGATGACGATATTTTTTTCGAGCTTGTGGGCCAGTTGGAAATGTTGCTCAAGGAATGCGCGTTGTCGGGCATGGTAATCGTCATCGCTCCAACCATCCGGTGCCGGATGATAGTAGTCGAGCCCTGTTTCGCCGATAGCGACACAGCGAGGGTGGCGGGCGTGGCCTTCGAGCTCGGCTAAGTAGTCATCGGGTGTTTCATGAACATCGCAGGGGTGGATGCCGATGCAGGCAAAAACTTCTGGGTGCAGCGCAGCAATATCCAGATTGGTTTTGGCGTCCTCCAAATTGGTGGCCAAGGTAACCATGCGGGTGACGTCATGGTCTTTGGCCCGCTGGATCAGTTCGGAGATTTCAGGTTCTTTGAATTGATGGGATGCCAGGTGGCAGTGGGAATCAATGAGCATGAGCTTGTGAATGAAGTGGTTTATTGCTGCATGTAGGTTTTGGTTTTATAGACGCAGGCAAAAGGAATGAAGATCAAGGAAGTTGCGAGCATGAGTTTGGTGAAAAACCAAAAGTAGGCGGCACCTTCAAGCTTGGTTTGACCACCGGCGTAGTAATCGAGTTTGAAGGTTTGATCTTTGTCTTCTTTGGCGCCGGTACTCATTTTCCCCTGACGTTGTTTTTCGCGATTGAGCCAGGTATTTTCTTCCTCTTTCTTGGATTTTTTTGCGGATAAAATGATGCCGAGATCCCATTTCGTCAGATGGGTTTGGTCTGGCCCGTCGGATGAGATACGCGCTTTTTCGTTACTGATCAAAGTGTAGCGAAGCGGGTTGCCCCACGGGTCCTTGAGTTGATTCAGGGTGCCATTTCCTACTTCTGTTGTGGGGAGAGCTTCTTCTTTGTCGTAGTAGGTTTCGATCTCTGCAGCGGCTTCGGCGAGTGTCGCTTGGGCTGGAGAGATGATTTTATCATCGGCGAAGCTGAGGTCGTCCTCGGTGCCTTTCTTTTGGTCAAACCCATCGTGGTGGGTTGATTTTTCCGAGAGTGTGATGCTCGGGATTTCAATGTAGAGGTTGATGACGCCGGTGAGTGCGTTACCTGCGAATACCGAGAGCAGGTAGATCCCCATGACGAAGGATTTCATTTTTCGTGGAGATTGGGTGTAGGCGAATTCCAAGCAGACAATGGAAACGAGAATTTCTGCGGTGGTGAAAATGAGGTAGGCGAGCAATTGCCACCAAACGCTGGGAGTTTCTCCCCGGTCGATCGCTTCCTGGGCCAGCGAAATCACGGAAAAGGAAATGGTCATCAGGAAGAGGCCCATTCCAATTTTTCGGAGAGGGGTCAGCGGTACCAGTTTGTTGACTCCAGGGTAGATGATCCATGTGAAAATCGGGATCAGGACAAGAATTAAGAAGGGGTTGGCGGCTTGGATCTGAGATGGGAGCACCTCAATGCCAAACACGTTGCGGTCCATTTTCTCTGCCTGGAAGACCAGTGACGAAGCCGTTTGGTCGAATAAGCACCAGAAGACAGCAACAAAGAGAAACAGGGGGACGAGCTTACCGATGGCCGTTAGGCCGTCTCTGCTTTTGAGTTCATCAAAGAAGGCCTCTCCGTGTGGAGGAACGTGAATGAATTTGTTTCTGCCCAACCAAAAGGCAAAGGTGGCGAGTGCCATCAAGACTCCTGGAATGCCGAATGCCCAGTGGGGGCCATACCATTTGAGGATCCAAGGAATTGAGAGATTGGAAATAACAGCACCGAAGTTGATGGAGAGATAAAAGATGTTAAAGACCTTTGTCAGCAGGTGCTGATTGTTTTTTCCAAATTGGTCACCTACGTGGGCCGAGACGCAGGGTTTGATGCCTCCGGCTCCGAGCGCGATAAGTCCGAGTCCTCCAAGTAACCAGAATTGGACGATGCCGCCGACTCCCATGAAGGCGAGTGACAGGTGGCCGAGGCAGTAGACCACGGATAGGCGGACGATGGTGTTGTATTTTCCCCAGAGAATATCCGCGAGCAAGGCTCCGAGCAGAGGGGTGAGATAGACGGCTGAGTTGAAGAATGAGACGTAAGCGGTGGCCTTGGTTTCACTCATGGATTCCCCTCCGAGAACGCCAAGGTAGTTTGCCAGAAAAATGGCGAGGGCCGCTTTCATTCCGTAAAAGGAAAAGCGTTCGGCGGCTTCGTTGGAGATGATGTAAGGGATGCCGCCTGGCATCGACTTTGTATCACTTGGGTGGCTGCGGTAAGACATGAATGGGTGTGGTGGATTGATTGGTGAAGGGAAGGGGGAACGTATAGAGGACGACCGTTAGTTCAGACTTTCGAGCAAAGGGATGAGTTCGGTGATATCGTGCAGCAAGTGATGGGGGTGTTCTTTTTCCAAGCGATCTTGGTTGTGGTATCCCCAAGTGGCGGCAAGCGCCAGCATGCCTGCGTTGTGGGCGGTGGCAATGTCCATGGTGGAATCTCCAACAAAGGCGGTGTCTTCAGCTGGGATGCCGAGAAGCGCCGCGGTTTCCAAAGCTCCAGTGGGATCAGGTTTGACAGGGACACCCTCCCGTTGACCAATGACAACCATGAAGGTGCCGGGGAAGAGGAATTCGGCAAACTCTTGGCAAAAATGATGTGGTTTGTTGGAGAAAATTGCGAGTGGTATGCCTCGCTTTTTAAGCTGATCCAGAGTCTCGATGATGCCCGTAAATGGAGGGCTGCCGGTTTGCCACGTGTCAGCGTAGGCTTTGACCATGTCTTGTTCGATAAGTTGAATTTGCTCATCCGAGTAATCTGCAGGGCAAGCGCGCTCGACGAGTTTTTTGATGCCGTCGCCAATAAACCCGCGCACAACGGCTTCAGGGTGTGTCGGCAGTTTGTGTTTTTGAAGCACTCGATTAAGAGCTCTAGCCAAACCCGGAAGGGAGTGAACCAAGGTGCCATCCAAGTCGAAAATAATAGATCGAATCATGTGGGCGACATCATTAGGGGATCATGGTTGTTGTGCAAGACATACTCATCAAAAGGAGAGAACTCATGAGGGAAAGGTCAGCCCCCAGGCTGGAGGGCTTGGAGGCTGACTGTGTAGTATTACAACAAACACGCTGGGGGGGCTTGAACTGACAATAAAAGCATCACCTAGCGAAGTCGCGAAATTAAACACCACCATTCGCCCAATCAAGCTAAATTATAAAAAATGCAATCTAAATCGGCCGGCGGTGGTATAAATGTAAATTTAGGAGCCTTTCCGGGTGAGTTTGAGTTATTGAGTCGCGTCCACTTTGTGGATGTGAACGTCGCTTTGAGGGAAGGGGATTGAGATTCCTTTTTGGTCGAAGGCTTTTTTGACGTTTTCGGTGAGGTCGAAATGGATTCCCCAGTAGTTGGAGGCGTCGGCCCAGACCCGGACGACGAGATTCACCGAACTATCGGCGAGTTCTTTGACAGCGATAAAGGGGGCTGGGTCGGTGTCGATACGTTCATCGGCCTTGATGAGGTTCATGATGATGTCCTTGGCCTGATCGATGTCATCGTCGTATCCAATGCCAAAAAGCATGTCGACCCGGCGTTTGGATTCGGCGGAATAATTGATCAGAGCGCCGGTTGCAACGGGTCCGTTGGGGAGGATGATCCGTTTGTTGTCTCCGGTGTTGATAATGGTATTGAAAATCTGGATTTGGCGGACGGTTCCACTATGACCTTGGGTTTCGATGAAGTCGCCGATTTTGAATGGTTTGAGGACGAGCAGGAGAACGCCACCTGCGAAGTTTTGCAGTGTGCCTGAGAGGGCCATGCCGATGGCAAGTCCGGCGGCACCGATGATGGCGACCAGAGAAGTGGTGGGGATGCCTGCGATTCCGGCAGCTGTAACAAAGAGCAGGGCTTTGAGTCCCATACCGGTCAAACTGAGCAGGAATGTTTCGAGCGCTTCGTCGTAATCCGCTTTTTCGAACCAGTGGGCCATGCCTTTGCAGAGCATCTTGATGACTTTCCAACCGATAACAAAGACGGCAAGCGCGATCAGGAGGTTGGTTCCATGTTCGGTGACGGCTGCGATACCTTGATTAAGTAGGGCGTTGAAGTTAATTTCCATAACGCGATCAACTTAGGTGAAGGACTCTGAGTGACGCAATGCTAAAGCATGTTCTAGAGGTTTTTCTTGCAGGCTCTCGACACTGCGGGATGGGCTGTTTAGGATTGGCTTATGCTTCCCGAGCTGATCACAGAAATCCCCGGGCCCGCATCTGTGGCCCTGGCAGAAGAACTCAGGCGTTATGAAAGTCATAACGTAACTTATGTCGATGAGGCTTGGCCGGTATTCTGGAAGCGGGCCGAGGGCGTCAATGTTTGGGACGAGGATGGGAATCGATTTTTGGATATGACGGCGGCCTTTGGTGTTGCCGGGTTGGGGCATGGGTGGTCGGCGCCGGCGATGGTCGAGCAGTCGCAAGTGTTGGTGCATGGGATGGGGGATGTGCACCCGACCCGTTTGAAGGTAGAGACTTGTCAGATGTTGTCGGCATTGACGTATGAGCGCTGGGGGGCTGGTCGAGGGAAGGTGGTGTTAAGTAATTCCGGTTTTGAAGCCGTTGAATCAGCCATGAAAACGGCGAGGGTGGTGACAGGGAGGGCCGGAGTGCTTAGCTTTGCCAACAGCTACCATGGCATGGGTTATGGTGCTTTGTTGGGGAGCGGGTTTGAAAAATTCAGGCAGCCGTTTGAAGATCAGTTAGCCGCTCGGCGGGTGTCCTTGGCTTTTCCCCGGGATGATGCCGGGATGGAACGGTTCGAAGAGGCGTTGGCGGGAGTGGATGCCTCGGGCATTGGCTTGGTTCTGGTGGAACCCATTCAGGGACGTGGTGGTAAGATTGTCCCTCCCGACGCATTTCTTCCGATGTTGCGAAGCTGGTGTGACCAACATGGTGTGTTGTTGGCATGTGACGAAATTTTTACAGGCTTTAATCGGACGGGTCGATTGTTTGCCTGTGAATGGAGCGGCGTGGTGCCTGATCTGATCTGTGTCGGCAAATCCATGAGTGGTGGATTTCCGATTTCGGCTTGTGTTGGCAAGGCTGAAATCATGGACGCTTGGCCGGTGTCGAGTGGTGAGGCTCTGCACACCAGTACCTTTCTGGGTAACCCCGTGGGTTGTGCAATGTCGGTGATGTCGATGAAAGAGCACGCCCGTGCTGAGCTTGCGGAATCGGTTCAAGGGATCGGTGATTATCTGAAGGCCCGCTTGCATGGCTTGCGTAGTCCTTTGATCCGGGATGTCAGGGGGCGCGGGCTGATGTTGGGCGTGGAGTTGGCCCATCAGGATGGATCACCAGCAAGTGATGTGGCGGGAGGAATTCTTGGAGAAATGATGCAGGATGGCGTGTTTATGTTGGCCGATGGTCCGGCTGGTAATGTGTTGGCCTGGACTCCTCCTTTCGGGGTGAACCGTGAGGAAGTGGATTATGTGTTAGCGTGTTTACAAGCTCGCTTGGAGCATCACGGCGGAATCTCTGCATAGATGCGAGTGGAGTATTCTAGCGATAGAGGTTGACCGCACGTTTGCCAGGAGAATAGATATGATGCATATGAATCAGGTGACGGTAGTAGCGGATGACGGCCAATTGATGCCAGCGGACGAGGTGAGGGTATCACCTTTTGATTTGGGGCTGAGTGTCGGCTTGGGAGTCTTTGAAACAATGCAGTCGTATGACGGTCGGGTGTTTGCCATGGATGCTCACATGGAGCGACTGGCTGCGGGGGCGAAGCGTTTGTCCTTGTCTCTTCCATCGGGTGCTGAAATTCAACATACGATAGGCGAGGTGCTTACCGCGAATAATTTGTTGGTCGGTCGGGGGCGGGTCAGGGTTGCTGTTTCTGACCGGGGGGGGACTTTGACTAAGACCAGCGGAGCATCGCGGGTTCTTGTCAGTGCTGTTGCTCTCGATCCCCCGATGCCCGATGCCCGGGTGGTGACTTCTCCCTATGAATTTGCAGTGCATGGAGGTTTGGTGGGGGTGAAATCTGCATCTTATGCCGGCCATGTGCTGGCTTTCCGGGATGCAATTGCTCGGGGGGCTGATGAGGCTTTGCTGTTTGATGCTCAAGGGCGCTTGTGTGAGGGCGCGATGTCCAATGTGTTTCTTGTGGTCGATGGTATGGTGATGACTCCGGCACTGGATTGTGGTTGTTTACCTGGAGTGACACGATCAATGATCGCTGGGATCTGTGATGGATTGGCATTGGGGTATAAAGAATGTGAGCTTGATCGGAATCTACTGAAGGCTGCGGACGAGGTGTTTCTAACCAGTTCAATCCGAGAGGTTCAAATGGTGCGATCCGTGGATGATGGTGCCGATTTAACATCGGAAGTGACCGGGAAAATCGCAG
This genomic stretch from Oceaniferula marina harbors:
- a CDS encoding mechanosensitive ion channel family protein; protein product: MEINFNALLNQGIAAVTEHGTNLLIALAVFVIGWKVIKMLCKGMAHWFEKADYDEALETFLLSLTGMGLKALLFVTAAGIAGIPTTSLVAIIGAAGLAIGMALSGTLQNFAGGVLLLVLKPFKIGDFIETQGHSGTVRQIQIFNTIINTGDNKRIILPNGPVATGALINYSAESKRRVDMLFGIGYDDDIDQAKDIIMNLIKADERIDTDPAPFIAVKELADSSVNLVVRVWADASNYWGIHFDLTENVKKAFDQKGISIPFPQSDVHIHKVDATQ
- a CDS encoding HAD family hydrolase, with amino-acid sequence MIRSIIFDLDGTLVHSLPGLARALNRVLQKHKLPTHPEAVVRGFIGDGIKKLVERACPADYSDEQIQLIEQDMVKAYADTWQTGSPPFTGIIETLDQLKKRGIPLAIFSNKPHHFCQEFAEFLFPGTFMVVIGQREGVPVKPDPTGALETAALLGIPAEDTAFVGDSTMDIATAHNAGMLALAATWGYHNQDRLEKEHPHHLLHDITELIPLLESLN
- a CDS encoding TatD family hydrolase; translated protein: MLIDSHCHLASHQFKEPEISELIQRAKDHDVTRMVTLATNLEDAKTNLDIAALHPEVFACIGIHPCDVHETPDDYLAELEGHARHPRCVAIGETGLDYYHPAPDGWSDDDYHARQRAFLEQHFQLAHKLEKNIVIHTRDRSGQNSLDDALEIYRKHADKVRAVFHCFPFDFASAAPILELGGLISFTGIATFKNARLVLDTARQCPRGSFMLETDSPYLAPVPHRGKRNEPAYTRHTAESIASARNEPLEDLAEHTTATAETFYRFPESSTTS
- a CDS encoding aminotransferase class IV — its product is MMHMNQVTVVADDGQLMPADEVRVSPFDLGLSVGLGVFETMQSYDGRVFAMDAHMERLAAGAKRLSLSLPSGAEIQHTIGEVLTANNLLVGRGRVRVAVSDRGGTLTKTSGASRVLVSAVALDPPMPDARVVTSPYEFAVHGGLVGVKSASYAGHVLAFRDAIARGADEALLFDAQGRLCEGAMSNVFLVVDGMVMTPALDCGCLPGVTRSMIAGICDGLALGYKECELDRNLLKAADEVFLTSSIREVQMVRSVDDGADLTSEVTGKIAAVYQERVQRELGL
- a CDS encoding MFS transporter, with the protein product MSYRSHPSDTKSMPGGIPYIISNEAAERFSFYGMKAALAIFLANYLGVLGGESMSETKATAYVSFFNSAVYLTPLLGALLADILWGKYNTIVRLSVVYCLGHLSLAFMGVGGIVQFWLLGGLGLIALGAGGIKPCVSAHVGDQFGKNNQHLLTKVFNIFYLSINFGAVISNLSIPWILKWYGPHWAFGIPGVLMALATFAFWLGRNKFIHVPPHGEAFFDELKSRDGLTAIGKLVPLFLFVAVFWCLFDQTASSLVFQAEKMDRNVFGIEVLPSQIQAANPFLILVLIPIFTWIIYPGVNKLVPLTPLRKIGMGLFLMTISFSVISLAQEAIDRGETPSVWWQLLAYLIFTTAEILVSIVCLEFAYTQSPRKMKSFVMGIYLLSVFAGNALTGVINLYIEIPSITLSEKSTHHDGFDQKKGTEDDLSFADDKIISPAQATLAEAAAEIETYYDKEEALPTTEVGNGTLNQLKDPWGNPLRYTLISNEKARISSDGPDQTHLTKWDLGIILSAKKSKKEEENTWLNREKQRQGKMSTGAKEDKDQTFKLDYYAGGQTKLEGAAYFWFFTKLMLATSLIFIPFACVYKTKTYMQQ
- a CDS encoding aspartate aminotransferase family protein — translated: MLPELITEIPGPASVALAEELRRYESHNVTYVDEAWPVFWKRAEGVNVWDEDGNRFLDMTAAFGVAGLGHGWSAPAMVEQSQVLVHGMGDVHPTRLKVETCQMLSALTYERWGAGRGKVVLSNSGFEAVESAMKTARVVTGRAGVLSFANSYHGMGYGALLGSGFEKFRQPFEDQLAARRVSLAFPRDDAGMERFEEALAGVDASGIGLVLVEPIQGRGGKIVPPDAFLPMLRSWCDQHGVLLACDEIFTGFNRTGRLFACEWSGVVPDLICVGKSMSGGFPISACVGKAEIMDAWPVSSGEALHTSTFLGNPVGCAMSVMSMKEHARAELAESVQGIGDYLKARLHGLRSPLIRDVRGRGLMLGVELAHQDGSPASDVAGGILGEMMQDGVFMLADGPAGNVLAWTPPFGVNREEVDYVLACLQARLEHHGGISA